From the Nitrospira sp. genome, one window contains:
- a CDS encoding leucyl aminopeptidase translates to MDIMRIHAKQGRVDTDRTEALVILLCEDETLSTPDETLLDRALGGALRELRRSREFEGKAHEVMLLHTHGKLPAKRLILAGLGKHHQLGLDQIRQAMGYAVKRVRQAKAGSFTVALPSVTPRGASMCDLSQTLTEGAILGSYQFTAYRSEAPAGKGVTAMTILVSQKNLVSSSSEGIRRGIATAEATVFVRDLCNHPSNVMTPTKIASEAKAVAKDTGISLKILEQKEMERLGMGALLGVAKGSYEPPKFIILQYHGAKKKADPPVVLVGKTITFDTGGISLKPAENMEQMKADMTGGAEVLATVRAAARLKLPLNLVGILPVAENMPGGRAMRPGDVVTTLSGRTVEVQNTDAEGRLILSDGLAYATRFKPAALIDIATLTGACVVALGQFAIGMFGTDTKLKEAITSAGLRAGERVWEMPLWEEYFEQLRSDVADMRNIGGRGGGMITAALFLSKFVGDYPWVHLDIASTDWSERERAYIPKGPTGIGTRLLIQFLITRSLKQESTQA, encoded by the coding sequence ATGGACATCATGCGGATTCACGCCAAACAAGGACGCGTCGACACCGACCGTACAGAAGCGCTCGTCATCCTGCTGTGTGAAGACGAAACTCTTTCGACACCCGACGAAACTTTGTTGGATCGAGCCCTTGGTGGAGCACTTCGAGAGCTTCGGCGATCGCGTGAATTCGAAGGGAAGGCTCATGAGGTCATGCTGCTTCACACCCATGGAAAGCTTCCTGCAAAGCGTCTGATTTTAGCCGGTCTTGGGAAACACCATCAGCTCGGCTTGGATCAGATTCGCCAAGCCATGGGGTATGCCGTCAAACGGGTTCGCCAGGCAAAGGCAGGCTCCTTCACGGTCGCGCTGCCGAGCGTTACACCACGCGGGGCTTCCATGTGCGACCTGTCACAGACCCTCACCGAAGGAGCCATCTTAGGAAGCTATCAGTTCACGGCCTATCGCAGTGAGGCTCCCGCAGGCAAGGGCGTAACTGCCATGACCATTCTGGTCTCGCAGAAAAACCTGGTGAGCTCCAGTTCTGAGGGCATTCGCCGTGGTATCGCAACGGCCGAAGCCACTGTCTTCGTTCGTGATCTCTGTAACCATCCTTCCAATGTGATGACCCCGACGAAGATTGCTAGCGAGGCAAAGGCCGTGGCGAAGGACACCGGGATCAGCCTCAAAATCCTGGAACAGAAGGAGATGGAACGGCTTGGGATGGGTGCGTTGCTTGGCGTTGCGAAAGGCAGCTATGAACCACCCAAGTTCATTATTCTCCAGTACCACGGAGCCAAGAAGAAAGCCGATCCCCCGGTCGTCCTCGTCGGGAAAACCATCACCTTCGATACCGGAGGGATCTCCCTCAAACCAGCGGAAAACATGGAGCAAATGAAAGCCGATATGACCGGAGGGGCAGAGGTCTTAGCCACCGTACGAGCTGCGGCCAGACTAAAATTACCCCTCAACCTCGTCGGCATCCTTCCGGTGGCAGAAAATATGCCTGGCGGTCGTGCCATGCGTCCCGGTGACGTGGTCACCACACTCTCAGGAAGAACTGTGGAAGTCCAAAACACCGATGCCGAGGGGCGGTTGATTCTGTCGGACGGTCTGGCCTATGCCACCCGTTTTAAACCAGCCGCGCTCATCGACATCGCCACACTGACAGGAGCTTGCGTTGTCGCCCTAGGACAATTCGCAATCGGCATGTTTGGCACCGATACGAAGTTGAAGGAGGCGATCACAAGCGCCGGTCTCCGAGCCGGGGAGCGGGTATGGGAAATGCCCTTGTGGGAGGAATATTTCGAGCAACTACGAAGTGATGTGGCCGATATGCGAAATATCGGTGGGCGTGGAGGCGGCATGATCACCGCCGCCCTGTTTCTGAGCAAGTTCGTGGGCGACTATCCTTGGGTGCACCTCGATATTGCCAGTACCGATTGGAGCGAGCGGGAACGCGCGTATATTCCTAAAGGCCCAACTGGTATCGGGACAAGGCTGTTGATTCAGTTCCTGATCACTCGTTCGCTGAAGCAAGAGAGCACGCAAGCATGA
- the nagZ gene encoding beta-N-acetylhexosaminidase, with protein MTMTHGQVGQLFMIGFDGTTVSADLASFIKEYQPGGVILFARNLESAEQIVDLTNALQRCSPHSPLLISIDQEGGRVSRLPKEFTIFPPCDVLGQCHSSELAYAAAATTAKELAAVGINMNMSPVLDVNSNPSNPVIGDRAFGTTPTLVSELGVATVGGLQDNRVVACGKHFPGHGDTTSDSHKELPVVTASRDRLERIEFPPFRRAIAGGVSTMMTAHVQYQALDEQRPATLSPAIISKLLRQELYYDGVVLTDDLEMHAIIDHYGIGDAAVLAIQAGCDMPLICRDRNRVVTAMHAVSKAVANTDISSQRLAQSLARIRRLKDRYLLPYRPVTISDARLAVGCRSHRALLRSIHHTRERAMKTEA; from the coding sequence ATGACAATGACTCATGGCCAGGTCGGGCAACTTTTTATGATAGGGTTCGACGGTACGACTGTATCGGCTGATCTTGCGTCGTTCATCAAAGAATATCAGCCCGGTGGTGTCATCCTATTTGCAAGAAACCTGGAATCGGCCGAGCAAATCGTCGACTTGACGAATGCACTTCAACGCTGCAGTCCGCATTCGCCTCTCCTGATCTCCATTGATCAAGAAGGCGGACGTGTCTCACGGTTGCCGAAAGAATTTACGATTTTTCCACCATGTGATGTCCTGGGACAGTGCCACTCCTCAGAACTGGCCTATGCCGCTGCTGCAACGACCGCAAAAGAATTGGCGGCCGTCGGGATCAACATGAATATGTCCCCGGTGTTGGATGTCAATAGTAATCCTTCAAACCCGGTCATCGGCGACCGAGCGTTCGGTACAACTCCCACTCTGGTGTCTGAATTGGGAGTCGCCACGGTGGGTGGCCTCCAAGACAATCGCGTGGTCGCCTGTGGGAAACACTTTCCAGGACATGGCGATACCACGTCGGACTCACATAAAGAATTACCCGTCGTGACCGCCTCTCGCGATCGTCTCGAGCGCATTGAGTTTCCCCCGTTCCGTCGAGCGATTGCCGGCGGCGTCTCGACGATGATGACAGCCCATGTTCAGTATCAGGCGTTGGATGAGCAACGGCCAGCGACCTTGTCCCCGGCCATCATCTCAAAATTGCTTCGCCAAGAGTTGTACTACGACGGAGTCGTGCTGACCGATGACCTCGAAATGCATGCGATCATCGATCACTATGGTATAGGAGACGCGGCTGTTCTGGCCATCCAGGCAGGTTGCGACATGCCGCTGATCTGCAGGGATCGGAATCGAGTGGTCACCGCCATGCACGCCGTCAGTAAGGCTGTCGCCAACACGGATATCTCTTCCCAACGGTTGGCTCAGTCTCTTGCCCGCATCCGCCGTCTAAAGGACCGGTACCTCCTTCCCTATCGACCCGTCACAATCTCTGACGCGAGATTGGCGGTCGGCTGCCGGAGCCATCGAGCGCTCTTGCGCTCCATTCATCACACTCGAGAACGGGCCATGAAAACTGAGGCATGA